A part of Bubalus bubalis isolate 160015118507 breed Murrah chromosome 6, NDDB_SH_1, whole genome shotgun sequence genomic DNA contains:
- the ALG6 gene encoding dolichyl pyrophosphate Man9GlcNAc2 alpha-1,3-glucosyltransferase isoform X4: protein MKFCFLGPHRTSLVLFIPNTLQPYEVISSPVLIADLLIYIPAVVLYCCCLKEISTKKKIATALCILLYPGLILIDYGHFQYNSVSLGFALWGILGVSYDWDLLGSLAFCLAVNYKQMELYHSLPFFCFLLGKCFKKGLKGKGLVLLIKLACTVVASFVLCWLPFFTEREQTLQVLRRLFPVDRGLFEDKVANIWCSLSVFFKIRDILPHHIQIMISFCFTFLSLLPACIKLTLHPSPKGFRFTLVSCALSFFLFSFQVHEKSILLVSLPVCLVLSEIPFMSTWFLLVSTFSMLPLLLKDGLLMPSAVTVMAFFIACATSFSILEKTSEEELQLKCFSTSVRKYFTCFTFLPRIIQHLFLTSVITMILLTMMTVTLDPPQKLPDLFAVLVCFVSCLHFLFFLVYFNIIIMWDSKNGRSQKKIN, encoded by the exons tgttAATTGCTGATTTGTTGATATACATACCTGCAGTGGTTCTgtactgttgttgtttaaaaGAAATCTCAACTAAGAAAAAG ATTGCTACTGCATTATGCATATTGCTATACCCAGGCCTTATTCTTATCGACTATGGACATTTTCA ATATAATTCTGTGAGTCTCGGCTTTGCTTTGTGGGGTATTCTTGGAGTATCTTATGATTGGGACCTGCTAGGGTCCCTGGCATTTTGCTTAGCTGTAAACTATAAGCAGATGGAACTTTACCACTCCttgccatttttttgttttttacttggcAAGTGTTTTAAAAAAGGCCTCAAAGGAAAGGG GTTGGTGTTGTTAATTAAGCTGGCTTGTACTGTCGTGGCTTCCTTCGTTCTCTGCTGGCTGCCATTCTTTACAGAGAGGGAGCAAACCTTGCAAGTTCTAAGAAGACTCTTTCCAGTTGATCGTGGGTTATTTGAG GATAAAGTAGCCAATATTTGGTGCAGCCTCAGTGTCTTTTTCAAGATCAGGGATATTTTGCCACATCACATCCAGATAATGATCAG cttttgttttacatttttgagcCTGCTTCCTGCATGTATAAAATTGACACTTCATCCCTCTCCTAAAGGATTCAGATTTACTCTG GTTAGCTGTGCactatcattctttttattttctttccaagtgCATGAAAAGTCCATTCTTTTGGTATCATT ACCAGTCTGCTTAGTTTTAAGCGAAATTCCTTTTATGTCTACTTGGTTTTTACTTGTGTCAACATTTAG TATGCTACCTCTTCTGTTAAAAGATGGACTCCTGATGCCTTCAGCTGTAACAGTGATGGCATTTTTTATAGCTTGTGCAACTTCCTTTTCaatattggagaagacttctgaagaAGAATTGCAACTGAAATGTTTTTCCACTTCTGTTaggaaatattttacatgttttacatTTCTTCCCAGAATTATACAACACTTG TTTCTTACGTCAGTAATCACTATGATCCTTCTGACAATGATGACTGTCACACTGGATCCTCCTCAGAAACTACCAGACTTATTTGCTGTATTGGTGTGTTTTGTATCCTGCTTACATTTCCTATTCTTCTTGGTATACTTTAATATTATAATCATGTGGGATTCCAAAAATGGAAGAAGTCAGAAGAAAATCAACTAG